In Chelonoidis abingdonii isolate Lonesome George chromosome 15, CheloAbing_2.0, whole genome shotgun sequence, the following are encoded in one genomic region:
- the CYP26A1 gene encoding cytochrome P450 26A1 isoform X1 codes for MGFSTLLASTLCTVLLPLLLFLAAVKLWHLYCVSGREPGCSLPLPPGTMGLPFFGETLQLVLQRRKFLQMKRRKYGFIYKTHLFGRPTVRVMGAENVRHILLGEHRLVSVQWPASVRTILGSGCLSNLHDGQHKDRKKVIMKAFSREALQHYVPGIQEEVNACLARWLRSGGSCLLVYPEVKRLMFRIAMRILLGFESRHTDQNSEQQLVEAFEEMIRNLFSLPIDVPFSGLYRGLRARNFIHAKIEENIRAKMACKQPAGCCTDALQLLMEHTQDNGEPLNMQELKESATELLFGGHETTASAATSLITFLGLHRAVLQKVRKELQMTGLLCSMNQDDKQLDIEVLEQLKYTGCVIKETLRLSPPVPGGFRVALKTFELNGYQIPKGWNVIYSICDTHDVADLFTNKDEFDPDRFMSPSPEDSSRFSFIPFGGGLRSCVGKEFAKILLKIFTVELARNCDWQLLNGPPTMKTGPTVYPVDNLPTKFIGFNGHI; via the exons ATGGGCTTCTCCACCTTGCTCGCCAGCACCCTGTGCACCgtcctgctgcctctgctgctcttcctgGCCGCGGTGAAGCTGTGGCATCTGTACTGTGTGAGCGGCCGGGAGCCCGGCTGCAGCCTCCCGCTGCCCCCAGGAACCATGGGGCTCCCTTTCTTCGGGGAGACGCTGCAACTGGTGCTGCAG CGGCGGAAGTTTCTCCAGATGAAGCGTCGGAAATATGGGTTTATCTACAAGACCCACCTCTTCGGGCGCCCCACCGTGCGGGTGATGGGGGCCGAGAACGTGCGGCACATTCTGCTCGGGGAGCATCGCCTGGTGTCTGTGCAGTGGCCGGCGTCCGTGCGCACTATCCTGGGATCCGGCTGCCTCTCCAACCTGCACGACGGGCAGCACAAGGACCGCAAAAAG GTGATCATGAAGGCTTTCTCCCGGGAGGCCCTGCAGCACTACGTCCCCGGCATCCAGGAGGAGGTGAACGCCTGCCTGGCTCGCTGGCTGCGCAGCGGCGGCTCCTGCCTGCTAGTTTACCCCGAAGTGAAGCGCCTCATGTTCCGCATCGCCATGAGGATCCTGCTGGGCTTCGAGTCGCGTCACACGGACCAGAACAGcgagcagcagctggtggaggCCTTCGAGGAGATGATCCGcaacctcttctccctgcccaTCGATGTGCCCTTCAGCGGGCTCTACCGG GGCCTGCGGGCGCGGAACTTCATCCACGCCAAGATCGAGGAGAACATCCGGGCGAAGATGGCCTGTAAGCAGCCGGCGGGCTGCTGTACGGATGCGCTGCAGCTGCTGATGGAGCACACGCAGGACAACGGGGAGCCGCTGAACATGCAG GAGCTAAAAGAATCGGCAACAGAACTTCTTTTTGGAGGGCATGAAACCACAGCCAGTGCTGCCACATCTCTAATCACTTTCTTAGGACTTCACCGGGCTGTTCTGCAAAAAGTGAGAAAGGAGCTACAAATGACG GGTTTGTTGTGCAGCATGAACCAAGATGACAAACAACTGGATATAGAAGTCTTGGAACAGCTGAAGTACACAGGCTGTGTCATCAAAGAGACCCTCAGGCTGAGTCCACCAGTTCCTGGAGGATTTCGAGTTGCACTCAAGACTTTTGAGTTAAAT ggttACCAGATTCCTAAAGGTTGGAATGTTATCTACAGTATCTGTGATACACACGATGTTGCAGACCTCTTTACCAacaaggatgaatttgaccctGACCGCTTCATGTCTCCCTCTCCGGAAGATTCCTCCAGGTTCAGTTTCATCCCTTTTGGAGGAGGCTTGAGAAGCTGTGTGGGAAAAGAGTTTGCAAAAATCCTTCTCAAAATATTTACCGTGGAGTTGGCTCGGAATTGTGACTGGCAGCTGTTAAATGGACCTCCTACAATGAAAACTGGCCCCACAGTGTATCCAGTGGACAACCTGCCTACCAAATTCATAGGTTTCAATGGCCATATCTGA
- the CYP26A1 gene encoding cytochrome P450 26A1 isoform X2 produces MKRRKYGFIYKTHLFGRPTVRVMGAENVRHILLGEHRLVSVQWPASVRTILGSGCLSNLHDGQHKDRKKVIMKAFSREALQHYVPGIQEEVNACLARWLRSGGSCLLVYPEVKRLMFRIAMRILLGFESRHTDQNSEQQLVEAFEEMIRNLFSLPIDVPFSGLYRGLRARNFIHAKIEENIRAKMACKQPAGCCTDALQLLMEHTQDNGEPLNMQELKESATELLFGGHETTASAATSLITFLGLHRAVLQKVRKELQMTGLLCSMNQDDKQLDIEVLEQLKYTGCVIKETLRLSPPVPGGFRVALKTFELNGYQIPKGWNVIYSICDTHDVADLFTNKDEFDPDRFMSPSPEDSSRFSFIPFGGGLRSCVGKEFAKILLKIFTVELARNCDWQLLNGPPTMKTGPTVYPVDNLPTKFIGFNGHI; encoded by the exons ATGAAGCGTCGGAAATATGGGTTTATCTACAAGACCCACCTCTTCGGGCGCCCCACCGTGCGGGTGATGGGGGCCGAGAACGTGCGGCACATTCTGCTCGGGGAGCATCGCCTGGTGTCTGTGCAGTGGCCGGCGTCCGTGCGCACTATCCTGGGATCCGGCTGCCTCTCCAACCTGCACGACGGGCAGCACAAGGACCGCAAAAAG GTGATCATGAAGGCTTTCTCCCGGGAGGCCCTGCAGCACTACGTCCCCGGCATCCAGGAGGAGGTGAACGCCTGCCTGGCTCGCTGGCTGCGCAGCGGCGGCTCCTGCCTGCTAGTTTACCCCGAAGTGAAGCGCCTCATGTTCCGCATCGCCATGAGGATCCTGCTGGGCTTCGAGTCGCGTCACACGGACCAGAACAGcgagcagcagctggtggaggCCTTCGAGGAGATGATCCGcaacctcttctccctgcccaTCGATGTGCCCTTCAGCGGGCTCTACCGG GGCCTGCGGGCGCGGAACTTCATCCACGCCAAGATCGAGGAGAACATCCGGGCGAAGATGGCCTGTAAGCAGCCGGCGGGCTGCTGTACGGATGCGCTGCAGCTGCTGATGGAGCACACGCAGGACAACGGGGAGCCGCTGAACATGCAG GAGCTAAAAGAATCGGCAACAGAACTTCTTTTTGGAGGGCATGAAACCACAGCCAGTGCTGCCACATCTCTAATCACTTTCTTAGGACTTCACCGGGCTGTTCTGCAAAAAGTGAGAAAGGAGCTACAAATGACG GGTTTGTTGTGCAGCATGAACCAAGATGACAAACAACTGGATATAGAAGTCTTGGAACAGCTGAAGTACACAGGCTGTGTCATCAAAGAGACCCTCAGGCTGAGTCCACCAGTTCCTGGAGGATTTCGAGTTGCACTCAAGACTTTTGAGTTAAAT ggttACCAGATTCCTAAAGGTTGGAATGTTATCTACAGTATCTGTGATACACACGATGTTGCAGACCTCTTTACCAacaaggatgaatttgaccctGACCGCTTCATGTCTCCCTCTCCGGAAGATTCCTCCAGGTTCAGTTTCATCCCTTTTGGAGGAGGCTTGAGAAGCTGTGTGGGAAAAGAGTTTGCAAAAATCCTTCTCAAAATATTTACCGTGGAGTTGGCTCGGAATTGTGACTGGCAGCTGTTAAATGGACCTCCTACAATGAAAACTGGCCCCACAGTGTATCCAGTGGACAACCTGCCTACCAAATTCATAGGTTTCAATGGCCATATCTGA